From the Hevea brasiliensis isolate MT/VB/25A 57/8 chromosome 13, ASM3005281v1, whole genome shotgun sequence genome, the window AGTAATTAATATtacatttattaatataattaaataagtttaatcAACTAaactttatttttaaaatcaatatttcaACTTTTATCATGCTATGCTTACATATTTATTaataatacttttaaattttatatgaaaatattaaaaatatttaaaatttaaatatttttattcacaaaatttataattaatatataaaataaaaataatttttataaatgaatAACTATCttcttaatatttatgaaattattaactatatattaaaaataaaatataaacataTCATATAGTAAAATTTCTTATATTGCTATAAATAAAAAGATTATagctaaataatattttattcattgaataaatataaatataaaattttaactattaaactatcaatgtcattgatatttttaaaaaatctttaacttgaaaaattttaaaataaccggCTCATTGGGTCACCAGTTCAACCACCGGATAATCTGAGTTTTCTGGGTCAACTTCTTGTCTAGTTCAATGAGAGAACTGGCTCAGTTCTATGCCTGAGTCACCGGGTTAACCTGCCAGGTCGGTCCAAGTTTTATATACAATGCATTTAAGTGCCATCCCCAATGATTATGAAAAGCAAAGTTAGCTAACACACTCATTTATACCCAGCAAATGAAAAACAGGGGAACTATGTCTGTCATTCAACTTTCACATTGCACAAGAGACCATTCAactttgggaaaaaaaaaaagaaaacatatAGTATTACCTTCAATGCATCACATTTAAACCGAGCATTGAAGTTGGTGTGGAGAGCTCTGCCCATCCCTTCCAAGATAATCTGAACAACACAATTTTCAAGATGTGAATACAGTTACTGACCTTGCCTTTGTAGTTTTTACTGAAGTTTATGTTTGCAACAGTTTGTTCTCAAACAGAAGGGGATGCTAACCGCAACTAATAAAAGAAAAGATCATATTGAAACAGATAAACATAAGAAGTCAATGCATAACATGGAAAAAGAAAATTGGAGTCAGTATCATACCAAATCAGCATCCTTTGCAGCAGCAGCAAGCTCAGAGCTGACCTGTCTCAAATCTATGCATGGACTCCCACACCCATTCTCGACAACCATCAGGGGAACTGAGGAGGTATTCTCCTTTGAACCATCTAATGTGTTGATCATTGCATCCACGAGCAGGCCTCCTGCTTCAGCAGCTCTGCGAAGAATGTCACAATGCTGTGGACTAGAAGAATCAGTTACATTACTTTGGTTTATTGCATTAGTATCATGAACAATTCTATATAAAATGGCACCACaagaattaagttttttttttttttttcaagtctgACACAATTTACAAGAAGATTATAGATTCAATCTTGTATGTTCCCCCAACTGCTCCCATAAAATCCATGTTCAGTTTCATGTCCAACCAGAGAAATCCCATTGGAGATTAAGATGAAAAGTACAAAGTCATCATGTGCATGGACCAAGTCATATTGGAGGACATTAAGGTGATTTTAAACAAACATATGGAGATCAAGGTAAAAAGTACCATGCCATCATGCAAATGAACGAACCTTAGCAGCTTCAGCAACAATATCAGGGAGCTCCATAGCAGTTGCATCATTTAATGCTGGAAGGGAGTTGGCTACCAAAACAACCTGCAAATCAAGACATTACCAATAAATTTTATTGCATTGCAATAACTTGAAAAAAGGTCTGGCTCAAATTAAAGTTTGGGCTTAAACTAAATCATTGTAGAATAGACAAAATGGGCAAGAAAATCGTAAGtgaaaccaatcatataaaagccTTTCACCAGCAGTATAGAGATGCAAACTCACCTCAGTTCCACGTCGAATGAGTTCTCGTGCTAAGGGAAGCATCCCTAGAACAATGTCAGCACCTGAGTTATCCACAAAGAGTAAAGCTCTCTTGTGTGGGTGCGGTTTCTTATCTGCAGAACCCAGCATTCTCTCTTTGAAAACATCAAAATCATCCACCTGAATGACAAGTCAGACAATTGATCTATATCAACATATAATGCAGTCAAGGGATTGTCCAGATAAAATATGAACTTTTTTATTCAAGTACCCGCCAAGGTCTTTGCATTTTATTGCGACTCATTCtgtaaatttcaataattgttcCTTTATGATAGAGATCCACACAGGCACGAGAGCCCCAGTCAAATATGTTTGCAGCTAGAACACCCTCAATTAAGGTAAGCAATCTTGTCTCCTACAAAATAAAGAGGATTTCAGGTGATCAACACAGTTGCAAGGTAAAGTAGCAAAATTATGGTAGAGCAACGGCTCAAAGTGTCTCCTGTTCAGTTTATTGttgttttatatattaaattggtTGCttcttatatattttattttcaaaatgcAAGTTATTAACCGAAATTTTAGAGTTCATAGTGCTATTTTTATTGGTGCTATTGCAACTAATCACTATTCCACATGCGCAAGGAGAAAGGAAGAAGGGTGACATCAAAATTATGCATACCTCTGTCATACTATCAAGCTCCATCAACAAATCAGGCAATACAGCAAGTGATGCCTCATTTTCCCTGTCATTCAATATTGAAAAAATACACGAAGGGACCATAAGAAAATAAGAAGTATGGTGAAGTTTGTGTGCATCTGGTAGAGCTGCAGTAAGTGCACCCTTTTATATGCATAAAAATAACTTTCAGATGGAAAGCTAAGTGCACAAGACAATCACATAATTAGTCAGCTAATAAGCAAGGGAAGCCTGAGTGTCATACATGCCTACCTTGACTTACCATGattaaagtttaaggaatttatcaAGCACCATTCAATTGATGGTGCTCGCCCTGCATGCGTCTTTTATGTAGTTTCATGTTTGAAAGGTGTATAATTTTTGGCTCTCAAGACTCACCTTAGAATGCACAGACCATGATCAACTAAAATGTGCAAGTGAAACGCAAATTATCTCACAAAAGAAATCAGACAAAAACTAGATTCATACAGTACTTACAGGATTTTTGTGAAAATATGCAATTACCTCTGTTTTATGCTTCTATAGGCATCAACAAAGTGGAACTCTCTCAGGCACTCTTCTCTTAGTTCCAAAAGATTTGCCAAACCTAACTTCCCATAGGCAGCAGGCTCCTCCATCAACCTATTTTGTTGTTGGAAGTTGACAATAAGAAAAGCAAAATTCAGAAACAATTCAATGGCTATGAAGACATTCAATATAAGTAGCAATGGAACAAATAAAAACAATGACATGCTTAATTTAAACAtctacaagaactcaatccaAACAGCAATGAAAACAATAAAAAGCACTGATGTTTCCAAATTCTTTATGAAGAATTGATGAAGATTTGCAATACACATTTCAGTATCCATGAAGAATCACATATGTAGAATATTTTAAGGATGTACAAGTTATTCATTAGTTAATCATTGCCAAGGTCTATATTGACATGAAATAGTTGTAGAACATGGTGAGATGGGTTCAGCACTTCAACCACACAACAAATGTATCATATTTTATAGAAAAAATCCAACTAATCTTCAAAGTTATGGTCCTCATCTACCCTGTTCTTTAAGAGGTAAGACAGTGTACGAAATGTTCAACACATAACCATATGGTAGGAGTACCTTGCTAAGTGAGCAGAAAAAACACGAGCAAAAGCATCACCCCTTCTTTTGGCATCATCGGTTCCGCCTTCGCTTGCCACTGCCTAACAAATTTTCACATGAAGTTCTTAAAATAACAAAATTGACAGTAGCAGTGATCCAACTTCATATTTTTAATGACTATTGATGTTGTACCTTATCAACAAGATCTGGCAAATGCTCAGATAGCACAGTGAACCAATACCTATTTTAgcatatgaaaataaaataagacaCCTTCAATTTACAGATGGTAAAAATAGATACTAACTAGTTTAGTAATATTATCAAAAAATGGAGCAAAGTTCCAGAATCCATAATGTACTCACTCTAACTCATTGTGATCTGAGAGGTCAATAGTGTTTGGCTCGTACCTGTTGGCATGCAAGTCAGCGTAATATTACCAAGTGAGATAGGCATGAAAGATAGATGATTGTTCAGATAAATTACACTATACAAtaatattcaatatttttttttctcagaTTCAGGTAATAGCTATTTGGCTAAATTGAGTATCAAAAGAGAGGAGCAAAGACTGCCCAACTTTTCTACATAATGCTTTTTCTTCCCAAAATGTTGGCAGCTACATGTTAATGGGAAACAATTGAATACAATGATCAGGTTCAGAACTACTTTTTACCATTCAGTAGTAACATGAGCAAGTTAGTGGGATTGATGCAGGAAATTATCTAAATGGTGCAATTAAAAAACCAACATGAAGTTTTGCTCACATTTTTGGGTCTGCCAAGAGAGGAAACACCTCCAAAGTGGGCACAAGATGAAGAACACCAACATTTAATGCACTCGCATCAGAACGCAGAGTTCCACCTTTGGATGAAGGAACCTCAAAGCCACCAAGTCCAGTGGTTCCAGGTGGAGCCATAGGTACAGGAGCTGTAATCTCAGTTCCCTTCAGCACAAACTTTTCCATCCATGAAATCTGCATGTAAATCAAAGGTAAATTGCTTATCAGGTCTAATAGGAAAACAGAAACCAAAACAAAAATATCCAAGAAATAATATGGGGATCCAATGCTTAAACCAAGAAGCAATAGAAAAATTTCAGTCATCTAAGGAATTGTCAATAGATTTTAATTTCTAACTTACACGTACTGCaaatttcgaaaaaaaaaaaaaaaaaaagatgttcTGGTCAAGACCTTTGTATGTCAAGACTACACTTACCAATGAAGAGCATCAAAATGGAACTCAGATTCAGGATGAAGAGTGTTCATGCTTATCTTGCTAATACACAAAGACAAAAAGGGAGAATGAAAAGGGCCTCTACATTAGTCATGGGTTACCCATATTAGCTTGTTAAGGGGGCCTACATATAGCAACCTCTTGGGTAATAGAGGTTAAAAAGACAAATAGTTTTCCACAAAGGTAACTAAGTGTGACACTGTTTCCTTTTGTGAAATTTTCAATCACTTAAATCAACTCTAAAGCTTTTATTGGTAAGCATCTATAAATTGGAACCTTTTTTACCTTTAATAGCTATCAATTTGGTTTGAGATATGTCTCCTTTTCCTTGACCAGATAGATGCCTGCAAGTTTTATTAAGAATCTATTCCTTGTTGATATCTAAAATATCTAGAATAAAAAAGAAATGATTCCAAAGAATCAATGTAGTGGAGTTACTTTTGTCAACTTTTATTTGTGCTATACCAGCGGCAACAAATAGTGGGGCCTTCGTATGTCTACCTATCTATTCCATTCAGAAATTTCAGGGGCTAAAGAACCACGATATGCACATTTTACAAAGAATATATGGTTACTATGTATTCACACAGGTTCTTACTTCCATCCCTCAATCAACAACAATATATTTTACCAAATCCATATTCTCTTCACTGCATTCAAGTGTTCACTAATAAAAATCCATTCAGACTCCTTTACCATGTTTTATACTAAAACTTGGTTGAAGTTGACAACTAGCATGGACAGTGCTTATGCCAATAGTCTCCAACTTTTCAACAATTGGACCTTCAGTGATGGGTTTTTATAgcgtaaatttattttttaaaatggtatatatattagtatttatatttaataatattatatattagaaTATTTATATCtttcaaatatatatttatatatacttaGACTCAATTTGGTCACTCACAAATTTTGTAAGAGAAAAAAATATAACCAAACTAATTGATTTGGTTAGCTAATTTTTTGTAGATTAGTTTTCAGTTTTGAATAGGTTTTCAGATTTCAATTTCCTTCCAACCAAGACCCATcagttttcttattatattaaaaataaaaaataaaaaccatCGCCTTCCAGGTAGTTGGCAATCAGGTCATATTTTTCCAAACAGCACTTGCCTTCTCATTCAAGTCTCCAAGTGGAGGACCATGAATCTTTCCACCGGTATATGGTGCACCCATTGGAAACCTTTCAACTAACTGATGAACCATTAAATCATCAAGACCATGCTTTTCATAGCTCATAAATGCACCTAAAGCACCCAAAAAGCCTTCATGCCGCAGAAACATCGCTTGCGCATCTCCTTTTGACCTAGGCAATGAATATAAAACTTTAAAAATCTTTAGACAATCACAATGGTAGCCATAAACTGCTCATCCTTCAGGCAATAAAATGGAACGACATAAACTTATTAGCCTTAGCTCAATTAAAAAAAGTTTTAACACTTGAAAAAATATCACTTACCAGAAATGAACAGCAAAGGAGATTGTGTCCATGGTATAAGCATGCCCCCTTATAAAGAAACCTCCAAAGAAGATTCGCTTAAGCCCAAACCTAAGTGCATTCAAATATGAAATCTGCAGAGTGGAACAGCAAATAGAATCACCAGCACATCATACCAATTATATGACTGTTTATCTGGCATGAACAAGCCAGATAATTATTTCAACATAGCACTTAACAATGAATAAACTTAACAATGAATAAATATAACACGATCCCTGATATGGAAAAAAATATTCTATAGAAATCATAAATGGCAGGTCATCTCTAACGAGAACAAAATATTTCCCTGCTAATATAATCATGAGATTGCAAAAAAACTCATTATTTATTGAACATTTGAACACAAGCGTGCTTAAAGTCAGACACAGAGACGGCCAAAGGATGACAGTATGATGTAGTTGAGATTTTACAGAAGTTCCAACAATAACTATCAATTTTAAGCTAAAATAGAAGTTCTTGGTTGGAAGAGAATTTAGTCTTTACACCATGATTCCTGTGAATGCCAACAATTGACAACTTCAATGCTCTAAAATCAAAGGAGAAAAATACAACTTTTTGTTACTTTTATCTAAAATCAGGTTTTCTTTTGAACAATCAAAGGCTGGCCTTCAAAGCACAAACTGATCCATGCATCAAACACTTCATAATTGTTACTTTCATCAAAATGTTAATAGGTTATAGCATCATCAATAAGATGCTGGAAGGAAATACCAAGAATGATTTAGAAGATATACCAATCCAAATACTAGAAAACTAGACATATCACTTTATACACACACAGTCCTTCCTTGTTACTTTTTTTTTAGAGGAGAAATCAACACATGAAAAAAATTCTGTTAAATAAAATCTTTTGGTCAACACACCTGTCCGATGTTATATGAAATCATTCGCAAGAGCGACAGGGAAATATCTTCTGGTCTGTAGTCTTCAAGTTCCTTCTTTTCAGAAATAGCCTTGCCAAAACTGGAAGCAATGGTAGATGCCGAGAGACCAATCTATGATGATTTAGTTAGGAGATGGGCTGTCATAATAATgtattgaggaaaaaaaaaaatctaacacaACTTTAAACTAGAAGTCTTGATGACAATTTACAGTACCAATGTGTCTTGCAGTTACAGTGCCTTTTAATGTCACTTTAATAAAGCATCGAATATTAAAATTGCAATACCTTACTATAATCCATACCACCATAAATATCACCAACAAGCATGTCAATAGTCCTATTATCTCCCCTTTGACTCAACTCTAGCAACTCATCAAAACTGAAATGACCATGAATAAACAGAGACATGAGTAAAACTTCTGAACAGAGAATATATAAGAATGGCATAGATATGATAAGAACCTCTTGCACTTAGTTAACAGCCTTCCCAAGCCCCAATAAGTACCACCACCAACATTTGTCCCGCTAACCCGTTCGAACTTCCCATCTCCATCAACCTACACCAATATGAAAAGGAAATCATACCCTTATGAGTTTTGCCATACTCAAGCTCAAGCACTGAGAAACTAACAAACTGAAAACAAAAGGAAAATGTACCTTGATCATACTAACACCAGATCCAATGTTAACAAGAAGATAAGGGAACAGATCATTATGGTCAATTTGTACAAATTCTTTGTGACCCTCCATGTGTGTGAAAGCTTCATGGCGTATAGCCTACACAAAAATTTAGTTAAGACAGGAACAATGGTTACTGAAGTTAAGAATAACAGATGAACAACAAAGAACTCATCAGATGAGCGTAAGTCCAACGCATGCATGCATGGCTAGCAAATCAAATATAAAAAATCCCAGGATCAtggtaaaaaaatttaaatcatgcTGTTTGGAAACACATAAGAACATTCTCATTACTGCATTTACACAAAAATGAGAATGACATCATTGTTCCAACTATATGCAGTATTTCTGAAATACACTGCAATCGAGCTTGTCCACAATAGCAAAGAGGAAAACCTGAAGCACAATGCTATTTGAATGATTACCGTGAACAGGATAGTGAGGATAAGAACAAGAACTAAACTGTAACATTTTTGTATCTCTTCATTGAGAATATAATCTAATACCACCAGATAACAAAAACTAAAAACCAAGTTCAAACCAGAATAACCACTAGGTTCAAAAAGATTGGAGAACTGAGAAAAAGAATTTAAACCTTCATCTGCATTATTTATTAGCAATAATTCCAAGTCCCGAAACACACACAACTTAAAAgtaatagaaattaaataaatatcaatttggtATCAGGATTCCACCTTCAGCAAAAAATTTGCTCCTGCCACAAGGCAGTCCATCTCATCCTCTTTGTCAAGACTAACCCCAAGCCTTTCTTTAAAAAGGTCTGCAAACTTGTATGCGCCACCACCTGTTGCCTTCTCAAATCAGTTTGTTAATATAAGTATGTGTCAGAACTAGACAAGTGGAATAGACCAGCAAAACAAGATGAACTGTCTTAAATAATGGAAGTATGTCTTAAGTCAAAAAGCAAGGAACTCATAATTTGTAAGTATTGGGGAAATGAAAACTATGTACAGAGGGAATCTGAAGCAAACAACTCATGTACACTACCTCATAGTTAACGCTTTCGAAagataactaaaattttcaaaaccATCAGGCCCAACAAGTGCCAGCATAGAGTGCAAAGCACCTTTTGAGAAAAACTTCCAGTTCCAGCAATGGGAAGTGGAGATAACCACATAGACAGTCACTATGTGATCGAGATTTGAGATCCTGGAAAGTAATGCTAGCCTTTTGTAATCCAATCACAGAGGGAATCTGAGTCACTTCTGTGGTCTAGTTTTCTGTCATTTATTTGTCACATCCAGTTATGACTCTCTCAGCACAGGCTACATCTCTTCTTGTTATTCTTATTGTTTTCAGTTCATTTCTGAAACCCTTCTTTTGTTTCCATAATTTGGAGAGGGCCTCTCAAGAGCCAATGATTGTAGTGTACAGGAGAATATACAAAGAGTACAAAATCACAAATACATAACTAGAAGAATAAAATAATGTCATTATGTTCTCTGGTAACAGATTTCCCACATGTTTTGTGGCCAATACAAAGAAATTGCAAAGACTATAATTAACTATATCTTAAGAAAATAGGCTAGGCTTAACTCACCCCAAAAAGCTAGCTCAAGAGGGAGGAATACCTAAGGCCATATAGGGAGCACATTACCCCTATCTCAAACTAATTTGGGATATTAACACACCCTCTCACACTTAGGATCAAACACTGGAACATGAAATGCATGGGAGGCCCAAACATTTGTTTGGGAGGCACTGATACCATTTTAAGAAAATGGGCCAAGCCTAACTCACCTCTAAAAGCTAGCTCAAGGCGGAGAGAATGCCCAAGAACATATAAGGTGCACATTACCCTTATCTCAAATCAATGTCGGATATTAATACTATATCCTAaggaaaatgaaatttttattttagttttccTTTTGTGGTCCTAAATAGATAATACTTTTATACAATATGCATAATTAGCTCCAAAGAGAAAGGTGGTTTAAATGACAAGTAATGCTAAGTATGCCTTATTTATGTTATACAATGACAAAGTTTACCTTAATTACAGCACTGCAATTAGCTGGGGCCTCAGAAAGCCAACCATGTGTGTCAATCCCTATCACAAGAAAATAAACATAATTgtcaagagaaaaagaaaaggaggTAATGAGAATGGAGTAGGCAGCTGTAACCAATACATAGTTATCAAACTGATACAAAGTATCAGTAATGACAAAAGAAAATGAGTTAAGATGAAAAGTGAGTGCAAATGTGCATACCACCACGGTGAAGCTGTTTGGAAGAAATAAAGTCTAAACATTC encodes:
- the LOC110657103 gene encoding pantothenate kinase 2 isoform X2; protein product: MAGLKDDPVLGINDMIETREETEIKDAVIDKVREEGGQGDREMAPMGNSIHRSGSRPQLDLSKAAIQGNSEERDPTILLPNQSDDISHLALDIGGSLIKLVYFSRHEDRTINDKRKKTVKERLGISNGNRRSYPILGGRLHFVKFETRKINECLDFISSKQLHRGGIDTHGWLSEAPANCSAVIKATGGGAYKFADLFKERLGVSLDKEDEMDCLVAGANFLLKAIRHEAFTHMEGHKEFVQIDHNDLFPYLLVNIGSGVSMIKVDGDGKFERVSGTNVGGGTYWGLGRLLTKCKSFDELLELSQRGDNRTIDMLVGDIYGGMDYSKIGLSASTIASSFGKAISEKKELEDYRPEDISLSLLRMISYNIGQISYLNALRFGLKRIFFGGFFIRGHAYTMDTISFAVHFWSKGDAQAMFLRHEGFLGALGAFMSYEKHGLDDLMVHQLVERFPMGAPYTGGKIHGPPLGDLNEKISWMEKFVLKGTEITAPVPMAPPGTTGLGGFEVPSSKGGTLRSDASALNVGVLHLVPTLEVFPLLADPKMYEPNTIDLSDHNELEYWFTVLSEHLPDLVDKAVASEGGTDDAKRRGDAFARVFSAHLARLMEEPAAYGKLGLANLLELREECLREFHFVDAYRSIKQRENEASLAVLPDLLMELDSMTEETRLLTLIEGVLAANIFDWGSRACVDLYHKGTIIEIYRMSRNKMQRPWRVDDFDVFKERMLGSADKKPHPHKRALLFVDNSGADIVLGMLPLARELIRRGTEVVLVANSLPALNDATAMELPDIVAEAAKHCDILRRAAEAGGLLVDAMINTLDGSKENTSSVPLMVVENGCGSPCIDLRQVSSELAAAAKDADLLRLASPSV
- the LOC110657103 gene encoding pantothenate kinase 2 isoform X3, producing MAGLKDDPVLGINDMIETREETEIKDAVIDKVREEGGQGDREMAPMGNSIHRSGSRPQLDLSKAAIQGNSEERDPTILLPNQSDDISHLALDIGGSLIKLVYFSRHEDRTINDKRKKTVKERLGISNGNRRSYPILGGRLHFVKFETRKINECLDFISSKQLHRGGIDTHGWLSEAPANCSAVIKATGGGAYKFADLFKERLGVSLDKEDEMDCLVAGANFLLKAIRHEAFTHMEGHKEFVQIDHNDLFPYLLVNIGSGVSMIKVDGDGKFERVSGTNVGGGTYWGLGRLLTKCKSFDELLELSQRGDNRTIDMLVGDIYGGMDYSKIGLSASTIASSFGKAISEKKELEDYRPEDISLSLLRMISYNIGQISYLNALRFGLKRIFFGGFFIRGHAYTMDTISFAVHFWSKGDAQAMFLRHEGFLGALGAFMSYEKHGLDDLMVHQLVERFPMGAPYTGGKIHGPPLGDLNEKISWMEKFVLKGTEITAPVPMAPPGTTGLGGFEVPSSKGGTLRSDASALNVGVLHLVPTLEVFPLLADPKMYEPNTIDLSDHNELEYWFTVLSEHLPDLVDKAVASEGGTDDAKRRGDAFARVFSAHLARLMEEPAAYGKLGLANLLELREECLREFHFVDAYRSIKQRENEASLAVLPDLLMELDSMTEETRLLTLIEGVLAANIFDWGSRACVDLYHKGTIIEIYRMSRNKMQRPWRVDDFDVFKERMLGSADKKPHPHKRALLFVDNSGADIVLGMLPLARELIRRGTEVVLVANSLPALNDATAMELPDIVAEAAKSTAL
- the LOC110657103 gene encoding pantothenate kinase 2 isoform X1 codes for the protein MAGLKDDPVLGINDMIETREETEIKDAVIDKVREEGGQGDREMAPMGNSIHRSGSRPQLDLSKAAIQGNSEERDPTILLPNQSDDISHLALDIGGSLIKLVYFSRHEDRTINDKRKKTVKERLGISNGNRRSYPILGGRLHFVKFETRKINECLDFISSKQLHRGGIDTHGWLSEAPANCSAVIKATGGGAYKFADLFKERLGVSLDKEDEMDCLVAGANFLLKAIRHEAFTHMEGHKEFVQIDHNDLFPYLLVNIGSGVSMIKVDGDGKFERVSGTNVGGGTYWGLGRLLTKCKSFDELLELSQRGDNRTIDMLVGDIYGGMDYSKIGLSASTIASSFGKAISEKKELEDYRPEDISLSLLRMISYNIGQISYLNALRFGLKRIFFGGFFIRGHAYTMDTISFAVHFWSKGDAQAMFLRHEGFLGALGAFMSYEKHGLDDLMVHQLVERFPMGAPYTGGKIHGPPLGDLNEKISWMEKFVLKGTEITAPVPMAPPGTTGLGGFEVPSSKGGTLRSDASALNVGVLHLVPTLEVFPLLADPKMYEPNTIDLSDHNELEYWFTVLSEHLPDLVDKAVASEGGTDDAKRRGDAFARVFSAHLARLMEEPAAYGKLGLANLLELREECLREFHFVDAYRSIKQRENEASLAVLPDLLMELDSMTEETRLLTLIEGVLAANIFDWGSRACVDLYHKGTIIEIYRMSRNKMQRPWRVDDFDVFKERMLGSADKKPHPHKRALLFVDNSGADIVLGMLPLARELIRRGTEVVLVANSLPALNDATAMELPDIVAEAAKHCDILRRAAEAGGLLVDAMINTLDGSKENTSSVPLMVVENGCGSPCIDLRQVSSELAAAAKDADLIILEGMGRALHTNFNARFKCDALKLAMVKNQRLAENLIKGNIYDCVCRYEPAS